A part of Acidimicrobiales bacterium genomic DNA contains:
- a CDS encoding DUF3501 family protein, translated as MAKLTLDDIADLRAYERERAEFRQRIIELKRVRRVHVGTIVTLVFENRDTIRFQIQEMARVEKIISDEGIAAELRAYNPLIPEPGQLSATLFIELTSKEQLVEWLPKLVGIERSVELRLGHGADVDVVRCVPEESHEEQLTRDDITASVHYIRFELTPQQVERVASGPVVLAVAHPAYRDEVELGEATRASLLRDLRGEA; from the coding sequence ATGGCGAAGCTCACCCTCGACGACATCGCCGACCTGCGCGCCTACGAGCGGGAGCGCGCCGAGTTCCGCCAGCGGATCATCGAGCTCAAACGGGTCCGCCGGGTGCACGTCGGCACCATCGTCACCCTGGTGTTCGAGAACCGCGACACGATCCGGTTCCAGATCCAGGAGATGGCCCGGGTCGAGAAGATCATCAGCGACGAGGGCATCGCGGCGGAGCTGCGCGCGTACAACCCGCTGATCCCCGAGCCCGGACAGCTGTCGGCCACGCTGTTCATCGAGCTCACGTCCAAGGAGCAGCTGGTGGAGTGGCTGCCGAAGCTGGTGGGCATCGAGCGCTCGGTGGAGCTGCGCCTCGGCCACGGGGCCGACGTCGACGTGGTGCGCTGCGTGCCCGAGGAGTCGCACGAGGAGCAGCTCACCCGGGACGACATCACCGCGTCGGTGCACTACATCCGCTTCGAGCTCACGCCCCAGCAGGTCGAGCGCGTCGCCAGCGGCCCCGTGGTGCTGGCGGTCGCCCACCCGGCCTACCGCGACGAGGTCGAGCTGGGAGAGGCCACCCGGGCGTCGCTCCTGCGGGACCTCCGGGGCGAGGCGTAG
- a CDS encoding WhiB family transcriptional regulator: MTNSWRDQAACRGLDPEVFYPQDDDDDAGVAKEVCGLCTVRTSCLEHALSSREKEGVWGGATERERRRIIRQRRRTA; this comes from the coding sequence ATGACCAACTCGTGGCGTGATCAGGCCGCCTGCCGCGGGCTCGATCCCGAGGTCTTCTACCCGCAGGACGACGACGACGACGCCGGCGTCGCCAAGGAGGTGTGCGGGCTGTGCACCGTCCGCACGTCCTGCCTCGAGCACGCCCTGTCGTCTCGGGAGAAGGAGGGGGTCTGGGGTGGCGCCACGGAGCGGGAGCGGCGCCGGATCATCCGCCAGCGCCGCCGCACCGCCTGA
- the trpD gene encoding anthranilate phosphoribosyltransferase produces the protein MTTLAEVGGWPAVLGSLTDGRDLSAGEAEAAMADVLDGAATPAQIAAFIVALRMKGETVEELSGLLQAMLAVAETVPVRDRTALVDTCGTGGDRSRSINVSTLAALVVAGAGARVCKHGNRAASSASGSADVLEALGLVIDLGPAGVARCVDEAGFGFCFAPRFHASMRHAGPTRRELGIPTVFNFLGPLANPARVRRQVVGVSDPSMAERMVQVLATRGAERALVVYGHDGLDELTTTSTSTVFDLCAGDVRTYVVDPVALGLAPATPELLRGGDAQANAEHGRRVLAGERGAHRDVVLLNAAAGLVAAGLAVDLVEGLEQAASAVDDGRAADALDRAVAVSARARAEGE, from the coding sequence ATGACGACCCTGGCCGAGGTGGGCGGCTGGCCGGCCGTCCTCGGGTCGCTCACCGATGGCCGTGACCTGAGCGCCGGCGAGGCCGAGGCCGCGATGGCCGACGTGCTCGACGGTGCCGCCACCCCCGCCCAGATCGCCGCCTTCATCGTCGCCCTCCGGATGAAGGGCGAGACCGTCGAGGAGCTCAGCGGGCTCCTGCAGGCCATGCTGGCCGTGGCCGAGACGGTGCCGGTGCGCGACCGGACCGCCCTGGTCGACACCTGTGGCACGGGTGGCGACCGCAGCCGCAGCATCAACGTCTCCACCCTGGCGGCGCTGGTGGTGGCCGGTGCCGGCGCCCGGGTGTGCAAGCACGGCAACCGGGCGGCGTCGTCGGCGTCGGGCTCGGCCGACGTCCTCGAGGCCCTCGGCCTGGTCATCGACCTCGGTCCGGCGGGGGTCGCCCGCTGCGTCGACGAGGCCGGCTTCGGGTTCTGCTTCGCCCCCCGCTTCCACGCCTCGATGCGCCACGCGGGCCCCACCCGGCGCGAGCTCGGGATCCCGACGGTGTTCAACTTCCTCGGTCCGCTCGCCAACCCCGCCCGCGTGCGGCGGCAGGTGGTGGGCGTCAGCGACCCGTCGATGGCCGAGCGGATGGTGCAGGTGCTGGCCACGCGGGGCGCCGAGCGGGCCCTGGTGGTCTACGGCCACGACGGTCTCGACGAGCTCACGACCACCAGCACCTCCACGGTGTTCGACCTGTGCGCGGGCGACGTTCGCACCTACGTCGTGGACCCGGTGGCCCTCGGGCTGGCGCCGGCCACGCCCGAGCTGCTCCGGGGTGGTGACGCCCAGGCCAACGCCGAGCACGGGCGCCGGGTGCTGGCGGGGGAGCGGGGGGCGCACCGCGACGTGGTGCTGCTGAACGCGGCGGCCGGCCTGGTGGCCGCCGGCCTGGCCGTCGACCTGGTCGAGGGCCTGGAGCAGGCGGCGTCGGCCGTCGACGACGGGCGTGCCGCCGATGCCCTCGACCGGGCCGTGGCCGTCTCGGCGCGGGCCAGGGCCGAGGGCGAGTGA
- a CDS encoding Lrp/AsnC ligand binding domain-containing protein translates to MVAAFVLIRAEPRRVADLASELTEVPGVAEVYSVAGDDDLVVIVRVRRHDELAEVVTGRIAGLDGIVRTRTMIAFQAYSRHDLEAMWSIGSG, encoded by the coding sequence GTGGTCGCCGCCTTCGTGCTGATCCGGGCCGAGCCCCGCCGTGTCGCCGACCTGGCCTCGGAGCTCACCGAGGTGCCCGGCGTGGCCGAGGTGTACTCGGTGGCCGGCGACGACGACCTGGTGGTGATCGTCCGCGTCCGCCGGCACGACGAGCTGGCCGAGGTGGTGACCGGGCGGATCGCGGGCCTCGACGGGATCGTGCGCACCCGCACGATGATCGCCTTCCAGGCCTACAGCCGCCACGACCTCGAAGCCATGTGGAGCATCGGCTCCGGCTGA
- a CDS encoding DEDD exonuclease domain-containing protein, producing the protein MRVVEHLFAYSAGVQRSFDDLGTPLADVTFCVLDLETTGTSPDACGITEIGAVKVRGGECLGTFQTLVNPGALIPPAITVLTGITQAMVLPAPRIEAVLPSLLEFAGDSVVVGHNVRFDLGFLRAALDRGGWAPLANPAVDTCSLARRLVRDEVPNCRLGTLADRLRLPHRPSHRALDDALATADLLHLLLERAAGLGVLGLDDLLALPTIGGHPQAAKLRLTARLPRRPGVYQFRDRRGEVLYVGKATNLRQRVRSYFSGDERRKVAQLLRETERVDHVVCAHPLEAAVLEVRLIHRLRPRFNRQAKTWDRYAYLKLTLGEAFPRLSVVRSPRDDGGLYLGPLASAAQARLVADAIHTVTPLRRCTGRPGRSPRRAPCAAAQLGACLCPCAGGVSPSEYGGVVERLVTGLTTDPELLLAPLRERMGTLAGSERYEEAADVRDRAAALAGALRRQRRLDGLRAAGRVVLDWPGRGGVELQHGLLVRSWGPDGQVTVTPELPGGAAAIDGPVPRELADELAVIAAWLDAEAGTLALRHADGALADTLPRLPSFATRRPAADTT; encoded by the coding sequence ATGCGGGTCGTCGAACACCTGTTCGCCTACAGTGCGGGCGTGCAGCGCTCCTTCGACGACCTCGGCACCCCCCTGGCCGACGTCACCTTCTGCGTGCTCGACCTCGAGACCACCGGCACGTCGCCCGACGCGTGCGGCATCACCGAGATCGGAGCGGTCAAGGTGCGGGGCGGGGAGTGCCTGGGCACCTTCCAGACCCTGGTGAACCCCGGTGCGCTCATCCCGCCGGCCATCACCGTGCTCACCGGCATCACCCAGGCCATGGTGCTGCCTGCCCCCCGGATCGAGGCCGTGCTGCCGAGCCTGCTCGAGTTCGCCGGCGACTCGGTGGTGGTGGGCCACAACGTCCGGTTCGACCTGGGGTTCCTGCGGGCGGCGCTCGACCGCGGCGGGTGGGCGCCCCTCGCCAACCCGGCCGTCGACACGTGCTCGCTGGCACGTCGGCTGGTGCGCGACGAGGTGCCGAACTGCCGGCTGGGCACGCTCGCCGACCGCTTGCGGCTCCCCCACCGGCCCAGCCACCGCGCCCTCGACGACGCGCTGGCCACCGCAGATCTGCTGCACCTCCTGCTCGAGCGGGCGGCCGGGCTCGGCGTGCTGGGCCTCGACGACCTCCTCGCCCTGCCCACGATCGGGGGGCACCCCCAGGCCGCCAAGCTGCGGCTCACGGCGCGGCTGCCACGGCGCCCCGGCGTCTACCAGTTCCGCGACCGGCGGGGCGAGGTCCTGTACGTCGGCAAGGCCACCAACCTCCGCCAGCGCGTGCGCTCGTACTTCTCGGGCGACGAGCGCCGCAAGGTGGCCCAGCTGCTCCGCGAGACCGAGCGCGTCGATCACGTCGTGTGCGCCCACCCGCTGGAGGCCGCGGTGCTCGAGGTCCGCCTCATCCACCGCCTGCGGCCCCGCTTCAACCGCCAGGCCAAGACCTGGGATCGCTACGCCTACCTGAAGCTCACCCTGGGCGAGGCCTTCCCCCGCCTGTCCGTGGTCCGCAGCCCTCGCGACGACGGCGGTCTCTACCTGGGTCCGCTGGCCTCGGCCGCCCAGGCCCGCCTCGTCGCCGACGCCATCCACACGGTCACGCCCCTCCGCCGGTGCACCGGCCGGCCCGGCCGCAGCCCTCGTCGCGCCCCGTGCGCAGCCGCGCAGCTGGGCGCCTGCCTCTGCCCCTGCGCCGGCGGCGTCTCACCGTCCGAGTACGGCGGGGTCGTCGAGCGGCTCGTGACCGGGCTCACCACCGACCCCGAGCTGCTCCTGGCACCCTTGCGCGAGCGCATGGGCACCCTGGCCGGGTCGGAGCGCTACGAGGAGGCGGCCGACGTGCGCGATCGGGCTGCTGCGCTCGCCGGCGCCCTCCGCCGCCAGCGCCGGCTCGACGGCCTGCGCGCCGCCGGACGGGTGGTGCTCGACTGGCCCGGTCGCGGCGGCGTCGAGCTGCAGCACGGCCTGCTCGTGCGGTCGTGGGGGCCCGACGGGCAGGTCACCGTCACCCCCGAGCTGCCGGGCGGGGCGGCCGCGATCGACGGCCCCGTGCCCCGTGAGCTGGCCGACGAGCTGGCCGTGATCGCGGCCTGGCTCGACGCCGAGGCCGGCACGCTCGCGCTGCGCCACGCCGACGGCGCCCTCGCCGACACCCTTCCCCGGCTCCCGTCGTTCGCGACGCGCCGGCCAGCCGCCGACACCACCTGA
- a CDS encoding NYN domain-containing protein has protein sequence MPVVRPGLRRRGARGRGRTLSTPAAGAAAEELLAPALELAVVVARAEQQADPPVPVPVPAGLRRFVGFAHLPAAARRAVRRVVDDDGAFRERVASRATEELVGRAGWLWLARPDGWGDELAELVAAAAGRAEAAAVEREERSARKRAEAAEQQLERSRSAEARARRDADEARAALAEERHARRAAEALRAGLEARSAAAEAGRADADARAARAEEEARGAAAGAAGAAREADALRARLAAAEARAEHLEAERADLAAALDRAASGPAPLAGGSVAAALADASEAVHRLADALDVLAGRAGPEGRPPGPGPGPGPGGRAEAPSGRTAPGPPPRRPPGVSRRRRRPLVLPGGVLDDTREAVEHLLRVAGVLLLVDGYNVAKLGWPDLPLGEQRGRLLDALAGVAARTGSEIHVVFDGADVPAPVTEVARPVHVRFSPPGVEADDVLLALVDEVPPQRPVVVASDDHRVRDGARAGGANTVGARPLLDLLRR, from the coding sequence GTGCCGGTGGTGCGGCCCGGGCTCCGTCGTCGAGGTGCTCGAGGACGAGGTCGCACCCTGAGCACGCCGGCCGCCGGTGCGGCTGCCGAGGAGCTGCTGGCCCCGGCCCTCGAGCTGGCGGTGGTCGTGGCCAGGGCCGAGCAGCAGGCCGACCCACCGGTGCCGGTGCCGGTGCCGGCCGGTCTCCGCCGCTTCGTGGGGTTCGCCCACCTGCCCGCGGCCGCCCGCCGGGCCGTCCGTCGGGTCGTGGACGACGACGGAGCCTTCCGCGAGCGGGTGGCGTCCCGCGCCACCGAGGAGCTCGTCGGCCGGGCCGGTTGGCTGTGGCTGGCGCGCCCCGACGGCTGGGGCGACGAGCTGGCCGAGCTGGTGGCCGCGGCCGCCGGCCGGGCCGAGGCCGCCGCCGTCGAGCGGGAGGAGCGCAGCGCCCGCAAGCGGGCGGAGGCGGCCGAGCAGCAGCTCGAGCGGTCCCGCTCGGCCGAGGCGCGGGCCCGGCGGGACGCCGACGAGGCCAGGGCGGCGCTGGCCGAGGAGCGCCACGCCCGGCGGGCGGCCGAGGCGCTGCGGGCGGGCCTCGAGGCTCGGTCGGCCGCAGCCGAGGCGGGCCGGGCCGACGCCGACGCTCGCGCCGCCCGGGCCGAGGAGGAGGCCCGGGGCGCCGCGGCGGGCGCGGCTGGCGCCGCCCGCGAGGCCGACGCCCTGCGTGCGCGCCTGGCCGCCGCCGAGGCGCGCGCCGAGCACCTGGAGGCCGAGCGGGCCGACCTGGCGGCCGCGCTCGACCGTGCCGCCTCCGGTCCGGCGCCGCTCGCCGGTGGGTCGGTGGCGGCGGCCCTGGCCGACGCGTCCGAGGCGGTGCACCGCCTGGCCGACGCCCTCGACGTGCTGGCCGGCCGGGCCGGGCCCGAGGGGCGGCCACCGGGTCCGGGTCCGGGTCCGGGTCCGGGCGGGCGCGCGGAGGCGCCGTCGGGCCGGACGGCCCCGGGCCCGCCGCCGCGGCGCCCACCGGGGGTGTCCCGGCGCCGGCGCCGGCCGCTCGTGCTGCCCGGGGGCGTGCTCGACGACACGCGCGAGGCGGTCGAGCACCTGCTCCGGGTCGCGGGGGTGCTGCTGCTGGTCGACGGGTACAACGTGGCCAAGCTGGGCTGGCCGGACCTGCCCCTGGGCGAGCAGCGCGGGCGCCTGCTCGACGCACTCGCCGGCGTGGCCGCCCGCACGGGGTCCGAGATCCACGTCGTGTTCGACGGCGCCGACGTGCCGGCGCCGGTCACGGAGGTGGCCCGGCCCGTCCACGTGCGGTTCTCGCCGCCGGGGGTCGAGGCCGACGACGTGCTCCTGGCGCTCGTCGACGAGGTGCCGCCGCAGCGCCCCGTCGTCGTGGCCTCCGACGACCACCGGGTGCGCGACGGGGCACGTGCCGGCGGCGCCAACACGGTGGGGGCCCGGCCCCTCCTCGACCTGCTCCGCCGCTGA
- the queG gene encoding tRNA epoxyqueuosine(34) reductase QueG has translation MDAATLASEVTDAGRAAGLGAVGIASAEPFTATRRTLEERRAAGLHGGMAFTYRNPARATDPSATLPGARSLVVGAWAYDVPLPARPAAGGAWARVARYAWHDHYGALRGALDVVAGVLRGHGHRARVLVDDNALVDRAAAHRAGLGWFGKSANLLLPGRGSWFVLGSVLTDAELPVAAAPVADGCGPCRRCLDACPTGAIVAPGVVDARRCLAWLLQADGPFPRQHRAALGDRIYGCDDCQEVCPPSVRAERAGADRTRPTGVGAAWVELVDLLAASDEELLARHGRWYVPRRQPRYLRRNALVALGASAAGGDPLVAGALRAALADADQLVRAHAVWAAARLGRGDLLRAMAADPDPDVRAELAAAGRATGAAP, from the coding sequence GTGGACGCCGCCACGCTCGCCTCCGAGGTGACCGACGCCGGCCGGGCCGCCGGGCTGGGCGCGGTCGGCATCGCGTCGGCCGAGCCCTTCACGGCGACCCGCCGCACCCTCGAGGAGCGTCGCGCCGCCGGGCTGCACGGCGGGATGGCGTTCACCTACCGCAACCCGGCCCGCGCCACCGACCCGTCGGCCACCCTGCCGGGCGCCCGGTCGCTGGTCGTCGGGGCGTGGGCTTACGACGTGCCGCTGCCGGCCCGCCCGGCCGCGGGCGGGGCCTGGGCGCGGGTGGCCCGCTACGCCTGGCACGACCACTACGGGGCCCTGCGGGGGGCGCTCGACGTGGTCGCCGGGGTGCTGCGCGGGCATGGCCACCGGGCCCGCGTGCTGGTCGACGACAACGCCCTCGTCGACCGGGCGGCCGCCCACCGGGCCGGCCTGGGCTGGTTCGGCAAGAGCGCCAACCTGCTGCTCCCGGGCCGGGGCTCGTGGTTCGTGCTCGGGTCGGTGCTGACCGATGCCGAGCTCCCCGTTGCGGCCGCGCCGGTGGCCGACGGCTGCGGGCCCTGCCGGCGGTGCCTCGACGCCTGCCCGACGGGCGCCATCGTCGCTCCCGGGGTGGTCGACGCCCGCCGGTGCCTGGCCTGGCTGCTGCAGGCCGACGGCCCCTTCCCGCGTCAGCACCGGGCGGCGCTGGGCGACCGCATCTACGGGTGCGACGACTGCCAGGAGGTGTGCCCCCCGTCGGTGCGGGCCGAGCGGGCCGGCGCGGACCGCACCCGGCCCACGGGCGTTGGGGCGGCATGGGTCGAGCTGGTCGACCTGCTCGCCGCCTCCGACGAGGAGCTGCTGGCGCGCCACGGCCGGTGGTACGTGCCGCGGCGCCAGCCCCGGTACCTGCGGCGCAACGCGCTGGTCGCCCTGGGCGCGTCGGCGGCGGGTGGCGACCCGCTGGTGGCCGGCGCGCTGCGCGCCGCGCTGGCCGACGCCGACCAGCTCGTGCGCGCCCACGCGGTGTGGGCCGCGGCCCGGCTCGGCCGCGGGGACCTGCTCCGGGCGATGGCGGCCGACCCCGACCCGGACGTGCGGGCCGAGCTCGCGGCCGCGGGCCGGGCCACCGGGGCCGCCCCGTGA
- a CDS encoding glycosyltransferase family 4 protein, which yields MSHLLVTNDFPPKHGGIQSYLWELWRRLPSGEVTVLTTPYAGAAVWDRDQPFAVARTREPVLVPTPGLARRIDRLADRVGASLVLLDPALPLGLVGPALRHPYGLVLHGAEVTVPRRLPGTRLVLRHVLRGARLVVAAGGYPAAEAERAAGCPLPVVVVPPGVDVERFRPLDPAERRAARVGAGLPPEGPLVTSVSRLVPRKGMDVLIEAAARLGRARPDLVVAIAGGGRDRGRLERLVARTGAPVRFLGRVPDEQLPAVYGAGDVFAMLCRNRWAGLEQEGFGIVFLEAAACGVPQVAGSSGGAAEAVEHGVTGLVVDEPGRVERVAVALASVLDDPDRRDRLGRAARLRVERAFSYDGLAQRLAEALAAVP from the coding sequence GTGAGCCACCTGCTCGTCACCAACGACTTCCCGCCCAAGCACGGGGGGATCCAGAGCTACCTGTGGGAGCTCTGGCGGCGCCTGCCGTCGGGTGAGGTCACGGTGCTCACCACGCCGTACGCCGGCGCGGCGGTGTGGGACCGCGACCAGCCCTTCGCGGTGGCGCGCACCCGCGAGCCCGTGCTCGTGCCCACCCCCGGGCTGGCCCGGCGCATCGACCGCCTCGCCGACCGGGTGGGCGCGTCGCTCGTGCTGCTCGACCCGGCCCTGCCGCTCGGGCTGGTGGGCCCGGCGCTGCGCCACCCCTACGGCCTCGTCCTCCACGGCGCCGAGGTCACGGTGCCGCGCCGCCTGCCCGGCACCCGGCTCGTGCTGCGACACGTGTTGCGGGGGGCTCGCCTGGTGGTGGCCGCCGGCGGCTACCCCGCGGCCGAGGCCGAGCGGGCCGCCGGCTGCCCGCTGCCGGTCGTGGTGGTGCCGCCGGGGGTCGACGTCGAGCGCTTCCGCCCGCTCGACCCGGCCGAGCGGCGGGCGGCCAGGGTCGGCGCCGGCCTCCCTCCCGAGGGGCCCCTGGTGACGAGCGTGAGCCGCCTGGTGCCCCGCAAGGGCATGGACGTGCTGATCGAGGCAGCCGCCCGGTTGGGCCGAGCCCGGCCCGACCTGGTGGTCGCCATCGCGGGAGGCGGCCGGGACCGCGGGCGCCTCGAGCGGCTCGTCGCTCGCACGGGGGCGCCGGTGCGCTTCCTCGGGCGGGTCCCCGACGAGCAGCTGCCGGCCGTCTACGGCGCCGGCGACGTGTTCGCCATGCTGTGCCGCAACCGGTGGGCCGGCCTGGAGCAGGAGGGCTTCGGGATCGTGTTCCTCGAGGCCGCGGCCTGCGGCGTGCCCCAGGTCGCAGGGTCGAGCGGGGGTGCGGCCGAGGCCGTGGAGCACGGGGTCACCGGGCTGGTGGTCGACGAGCCCGGCCGCGTGGAGCGGGTGGCCGTCGCCCTCGCCTCCGTGCTCGACGACCCGGATCGGCGGGACCGCCTCGGCCGTGCCGCTCGCCTCCGGGTCGAGCGCGCCTTCTCGTACGACGGGCTGGCGCAGCGGCTGGCCGAGGCGTTGGCAGCCGTCCCCTGA
- a CDS encoding SRPBCC family protein has translation MTDQATLRTTIDAAPERCFAVAVDLERYPTWARDVKQVAVLARDEAGRPLDVEFRAAAMGRSTRYVLRYDYAEAPRRLSWRLLEGDIMGRLDGTYQFDPAAGRPDATDVTYHLVVELVTPLPAFVKRRAEARIVNTALRELRAQAEA, from the coding sequence ATGACCGACCAGGCGACCCTGCGCACCACGATCGACGCCGCGCCCGAGCGCTGCTTCGCGGTCGCCGTCGACCTGGAGCGCTACCCGACGTGGGCGCGCGACGTGAAGCAGGTCGCGGTGCTGGCCCGGGACGAGGCCGGCCGCCCGCTCGACGTCGAGTTCCGGGCGGCCGCCATGGGGCGGAGCACGCGGTACGTGCTGCGGTACGACTACGCCGAGGCGCCCCGCCGCCTGAGCTGGCGGCTCCTCGAGGGCGACATCATGGGCCGCCTCGACGGCACGTACCAGTTCGACCCGGCCGCGGGCCGGCCCGACGCCACCGACGTCACCTACCACCTGGTGGTCGAGCTCGTCACCCCCCTGCCGGCGTTCGTGAAGCGCCGGGCCGAGGCCCGGATCGTGAACACCGCGCTGCGCGAGCTCAGGGCGCAGGCGGAGGCCTGA
- the pgl gene encoding 6-phosphogluconolactonase: MLPLEVRASADAASLAAAAAHLLAVELRGAVAARGQATMAVSGGTTPWAMLAELVRCEVPWEAVHLFQVDERVAPDGDADRNLTALQSALLDRAPIPPEHVHPMPVTSPDLRAAAAAYADELAAVCGEGGALDVVHLGLGDDGHTASWPPGDPVIDVTDADVAVVGPYRGHLRLTLTLPVVNRAVRVLWLVSGAAKVPALRGLLDGDLALPAAHVRRAAAVVLADRDALGEP; the protein is encoded by the coding sequence GTGCTCCCGCTCGAGGTGCGGGCCAGCGCCGACGCCGCATCGTTGGCCGCCGCCGCCGCCCACCTGCTGGCCGTCGAGCTCCGCGGTGCCGTGGCTGCGCGCGGGCAGGCGACGATGGCCGTGAGCGGCGGCACCACGCCCTGGGCGATGCTGGCCGAGCTGGTCCGGTGCGAGGTGCCCTGGGAGGCCGTCCACCTGTTCCAGGTCGACGAGCGCGTCGCCCCCGACGGCGACGCCGATCGGAACCTGACCGCCCTGCAGTCGGCGCTGCTCGACCGGGCGCCGATCCCGCCCGAGCACGTGCACCCCATGCCCGTCACCAGCCCCGATCTGCGGGCCGCGGCGGCGGCCTACGCCGACGAGCTCGCCGCCGTGTGTGGCGAGGGCGGCGCGCTCGACGTCGTCCACCTCGGCCTGGGCGACGACGGGCACACCGCGTCGTGGCCTCCCGGCGATCCCGTGATCGACGTGACCGACGCCGACGTCGCCGTCGTCGGGCCCTACCGGGGTCACCTGCGCCTCACCCTCACGCTGCCGGTGGTGAATCGGGCCGTCCGGGTGCTCTGGCTGGTGAGCGGGGCGGCCAAGGTGCCCGCCCTGCGGGGGCTGCTCGACGGCGACCTCGCCCTGCCGGCCGCGCACGTGCGGCGGGCCGCCGCCGTCGTGCTCGCCGATCGTGACGCGCTGGGCGAGCCCTGA
- a CDS encoding ROK family protein, with the protein MPARAVPTAGLDVGGTKCLGVLLDADDRVLVERRVPTPPGIDALLDALAELVEALTAGGGPAGAVGVGLPGLVDGSGCLRFAAHLPGVVDVPFTALLGQRLGVPVVTENDATCATAAEWRLGAGRGVDDLVLVTLGTGIGAGLVAGGAVQIGAHGFAGEPGHMVVQADGPPCDCGGRGHWEVFASGRGLGRLGRDAAEAGRADAVLAAAGGEPDAIRGEHVVAAARAGDAGAAAVIDRFSWWIALGLANLADVLDPALFVLGGGLVADADLLLDPVRAHFHGHVMAQTHRPEAPIVAATLGERAGAIGAATEARRALSP; encoded by the coding sequence GTGCCTGCGCGGGCGGTCCCCACCGCCGGGCTCGACGTCGGCGGCACGAAGTGCCTGGGCGTCCTGCTGGACGCGGACGACCGGGTGCTGGTCGAGCGCCGGGTCCCCACACCCCCCGGCATCGACGCGCTCCTCGATGCCCTCGCCGAGCTGGTGGAGGCCCTCACCGCCGGGGGCGGCCCGGCCGGCGCGGTGGGGGTCGGCCTGCCCGGCCTGGTCGACGGGTCGGGCTGCCTGCGGTTCGCCGCGCACCTGCCCGGCGTGGTCGACGTGCCGTTCACAGCGCTGCTCGGCCAGCGGCTAGGCGTGCCCGTGGTCACCGAGAACGACGCCACCTGCGCCACGGCCGCCGAGTGGCGACTCGGCGCCGGCCGGGGCGTCGACGACCTCGTGCTCGTCACGCTGGGCACCGGGATCGGGGCCGGCCTCGTGGCCGGCGGCGCGGTGCAGATCGGCGCGCACGGGTTCGCCGGCGAGCCCGGCCACATGGTCGTCCAGGCCGACGGCCCCCCGTGCGACTGCGGGGGCCGCGGGCACTGGGAGGTGTTCGCCTCGGGTCGCGGCCTCGGCCGCCTGGGCCGCGACGCCGCCGAGGCCGGCCGGGCCGACGCGGTGCTGGCCGCGGCGGGCGGGGAGCCGGACGCGATCCGCGGCGAGCACGTGGTGGCCGCGGCCCGCGCCGGCGACGCCGGGGCGGCTGCGGTCATCGACCGCTTCAGCTGGTGGATCGCGCTGGGGCTGGCGAACCTGGCGGACGTGCTCGACCCCGCCCTCTTCGTGCTGGGCGGCGGGCTGGTGGCCGACGCCGATCTCCTGCTCGACCCCGTCCGCGCTCACTTCCACGGGCACGTGATGGCCCAGACGCACCGACCCGAGGCCCCCATCGTGGCCGCGACGCTCGGGGAGCGGGCCGGGGCGATCGGCGCGGCGACGGAGGCCCGGCGGGCCCTGTCGCCCTAG
- a CDS encoding inorganic diphosphatase produces MITVVEDETIDVVIEIPRGSRNKYEYDHERHVLRLDRRLFTATVYPADYGFVPDTLGEDGDPLDALVLLEDPTFPGCWVEARPVGVLWMEDEAGPDAKVICVPPSEPRWSGIDDLSGLSPQLLEEIKHFFDVYKMLEHDKTSSTAGYEGREAAWREIRAARARYPG; encoded by the coding sequence ATGATCACGGTCGTGGAAGACGAGACCATCGACGTCGTGATCGAGATCCCCCGGGGGAGCCGCAACAAGTACGAGTACGACCACGAGCGCCACGTGCTCCGGCTCGACCGGCGCCTGTTCACCGCAACCGTCTACCCGGCCGACTACGGCTTCGTGCCCGACACGCTCGGCGAGGACGGCGACCCGCTCGACGCCCTGGTCCTGCTCGAGGACCCGACGTTCCCGGGCTGCTGGGTCGAGGCCCGCCCGGTGGGCGTGCTCTGGATGGAGGACGAGGCCGGACCGGACGCCAAGGTCATCTGCGTCCCACCCAGCGAGCCCCGCTGGAGCGGGATCGACGACCTCAGCGGCCTCTCGCCCCAGCTGCTCGAGGAGATCAAGCACTTCTTCGACGTCTACAAGATGCTCGAGCACGACAAGACGTCGTCGACCGCTGGCTACGAGGGTCGCGAGGCGGCCTGGCGCGAGATCCGGGCCGCCCGCGCCCGCTACCCGGGCTAG